A genomic segment from Rhodanobacteraceae bacterium encodes:
- a CDS encoding TraB/GumN family protein encodes MTPDSNAAADTPTDYSAFDGQPLIEVRVGDIDYTLLGTAHVSKASVDAVRHLIGSRDFDLVTVELDEHRHHSLLKPDDWRSVDLFKIVKDGKAGMLAANLALGAYQRRLAEQFGVEPGAELKAACLSAAEHGTPVELIDRDVGVTLKRAYAAVGFFDKMSIVGGLVASAISSDEITEADIEKLKEGDILTNTFDEFARQSKPLHHALIVERDRYMAARLREVSKPGQKVLAVVGAGHLAGLARALEGKDAGDTESLDTLRALPAPSIWPKLIGYLVIAILIGGFIWAFSKGADVGRDLVSYYVFATGGFAALGALVAGGHPLSLLAAFLSAPLTVLHPALASGMFSAGAEVWIRKPRVADFEALRDDLKQWRGWWKNRVARTLLVFFLTNAFTGIGVYLTGIELFRRLS; translated from the coding sequence TTGACTCCAGATTCCAACGCTGCCGCCGATACCCCCACCGATTACAGTGCCTTCGACGGCCAGCCGCTGATCGAAGTGCGCGTGGGTGATATCGATTACACCCTGCTCGGCACGGCGCATGTCTCCAAGGCCAGCGTCGACGCCGTGCGCCATCTGATCGGCAGCCGTGACTTCGACCTGGTCACCGTCGAACTGGACGAGCATCGTCATCACTCGCTGCTGAAACCGGACGACTGGCGCAGTGTCGATCTGTTCAAGATCGTCAAGGACGGCAAGGCCGGCATGTTGGCCGCCAATCTGGCGCTGGGCGCCTACCAACGGCGGCTGGCCGAACAGTTCGGCGTGGAACCCGGCGCGGAGCTAAAGGCAGCCTGCCTGAGCGCCGCAGAACACGGCACGCCGGTCGAACTGATCGACCGCGATGTCGGTGTCACCTTGAAGCGCGCCTATGCCGCGGTCGGCTTCTTCGACAAGATGAGCATCGTTGGCGGTCTGGTGGCCAGCGCCATCAGCAGCGACGAGATCACCGAGGCCGATATCGAGAAACTCAAGGAAGGTGACATCCTCACCAACACCTTCGATGAGTTCGCGCGCCAGAGCAAGCCGTTGCACCATGCGCTGATCGTGGAGCGCGACCGCTACATGGCCGCACGCCTGCGCGAAGTCAGCAAGCCGGGGCAGAAAGTTCTGGCGGTGGTTGGTGCCGGCCATCTGGCAGGTCTGGCCCGCGCGCTGGAAGGCAAGGATGCCGGCGACACCGAATCGCTGGACACGCTTAGGGCGCTGCCGGCGCCGAGCATCTGGCCGAAGCTGATCGGCTACCTGGTCATCGCCATTCTGATCGGTGGCTTTATCTGGGCCTTCAGCAAGGGCGCCGATGTCGGCCGTGATCTGGTGTCCTACTACGTGTTCGCCACCGGCGGTTTCGCCGCCTTGGGCGCATTGGTGGCGGGCGGGCACCCCTTGAGCCTGCTGGCCGCCTTCCTGTCGGCACCGCTGACCGTGCTGCACCCTGCCCTGGCTTCGGGCATGTTCAGTGCCGGTGCCGAGGTCTGGATACGCAAGCCGCGCGTCGCCGACTTTGAAGCGCTGCGCGATGACCTGAAACAGTGGCGTGGCTGGTGGAAGAACCGTGTCGCCCGCACCCTGCTGGTCTTTTTTCTGACCAATGCCTTCACCGGTATTGGTGTCTATCTCACCGGTATCGAATTATTCCGCAGGTTGAGCTGA
- a CDS encoding carbon-nitrogen hydrolase — protein sequence MKVALVQDRDQGSVEANLKRIEQRVAEAAAAGARLVLLQELHNGAYFCQHQDVNEFDRAETIPGPSSERLSALAAKLGLVLVASLFERRAAGLYHNTAVVFDADGRIAGRYRKMHIPDDPGFMEKFYFTPGDLGFEPVDTAVGRLGVLVCWDQWYPEAARLMALAGAEMLLYPTAIGWDPRDDQTEQQRQQQAWIISQRGHAVANGLPVLSCNRTGFEADPTGLGAGIQFWGHSFVAGPQGEFLATASNDQDEVLLADVDLKRSEDVRRIWPFLRDRRIDAYGDLTRRFRTP from the coding sequence TTGAAGGTAGCCCTGGTGCAGGATCGTGACCAGGGCAGCGTTGAAGCCAATCTCAAGCGGATCGAACAGCGGGTAGCCGAAGCCGCCGCCGCTGGCGCGCGTCTGGTGCTGCTGCAGGAACTGCACAACGGTGCCTATTTCTGCCAGCACCAGGATGTGAACGAGTTCGATCGCGCCGAAACCATTCCCGGGCCCAGCAGCGAGCGCCTCTCTGCGCTGGCGGCAAAGCTTGGGCTGGTGCTGGTTGCGTCGCTGTTCGAACGTCGCGCCGCCGGGCTGTATCACAACACCGCCGTGGTCTTCGACGCCGATGGCCGCATCGCGGGGCGCTACCGCAAGATGCACATTCCGGACGATCCGGGCTTCATGGAGAAGTTCTATTTCACGCCGGGCGACCTCGGCTTTGAGCCGGTGGACACGGCCGTCGGTCGATTGGGTGTGCTGGTCTGCTGGGACCAGTGGTATCCGGAAGCCGCACGCCTGATGGCGCTGGCGGGGGCCGAGATGCTGCTTTATCCCACGGCCATCGGCTGGGATCCGCGCGACGATCAGACCGAGCAGCAGCGTCAGCAGCAGGCCTGGATCATCAGCCAGCGTGGCCATGCCGTGGCCAACGGCCTGCCGGTGCTGAGCTGCAACCGCACCGGTTTCGAGGCCGACCCCACCGGCCTGGGTGCCGGTATCCAGTTCTGGGGACACAGCTTCGTGGCCGGGCCGCAGGGCGAGTTTCTGGCCACCGCCAGCAACGATCAGGATGAAGTTCTGCTGGCCGATGTAGACCTCAAGCGCAGCGAGGACGTGCGTCGGATCTGGCCCTTCCTGCGCGACCGACGCATTGACGCCTACGGCGATCTGACCCGGCGCTTCCGTACGCCCTGA